The Dyella caseinilytica genome has a window encoding:
- a CDS encoding class I SAM-dependent methyltransferase, with amino-acid sequence MTAGIRMSSVHEHYDSHLAPIYLWMVGGFDNAVALGKSDLDALGIKPDTHKVALDLGAGFGMHAIPLAREGCSVTAIDNSSLLLDELRARGAGLPIHAMEGDLLNASRYVSEAPQLVLCMGDTLTHIQSKGEVEGLFSEVSRLLAPKGLFAMTFRDYTSPAAGDRRFIPVRSDDSRIHTCFLEEEPTHMVVHDIVHERTGDAWLMKVSAYRKLRLSPDWVSSALREVGLSPTISAGPRGMVQIVARAA; translated from the coding sequence ATGACCGCAGGGATCCGCATGTCCTCCGTCCACGAGCACTACGACTCTCACCTCGCGCCGATTTATCTATGGATGGTAGGCGGCTTCGATAACGCTGTCGCACTGGGAAAGTCGGACCTGGACGCTCTAGGCATTAAGCCGGACACCCACAAGGTTGCACTGGACCTGGGCGCCGGATTCGGCATGCACGCTATACCGCTGGCGCGAGAAGGTTGTTCGGTGACGGCCATCGACAATTCCTCCTTGCTGCTGGACGAACTTCGGGCTCGTGGCGCCGGTCTCCCCATTCACGCGATGGAAGGGGATCTCTTGAACGCTAGCCGTTACGTCAGTGAGGCGCCGCAGCTTGTACTTTGTATGGGAGACACACTGACCCATATTCAGAGTAAGGGAGAGGTGGAAGGTCTTTTTAGCGAAGTCTCCCGCCTACTCGCTCCGAAAGGTTTGTTTGCCATGACGTTTCGTGACTACACCTCTCCAGCCGCCGGGGACAGGCGGTTCATTCCCGTCCGTAGCGACGACAGCCGGATACATACCTGCTTTTTGGAAGAGGAGCCAACCCATATGGTGGTTCATGACATTGTGCATGAGCGAACAGGGGATGCCTGGCTTATGAAAGTAAGCGCATATCGGAAGTTGCGCCTATCGCCGGATTGGGTGTCGAGTGCGCTGCGTGAGGTTGGGCTGAGTCCAACGATTAGCGCAGGCCCGCGAGGGATGGTGCAGATCGTAGCTCGCGCCGCCTGA
- a CDS encoding VOC family protein → MATIDHIIVKVNDLEASVAFYTQIMGFKLEGKDGPFTLIQVGRDFQLLLHPHQTDGFEHYAFAMTRAEFDDVLGRIKAAGISHGPSFNTVGSNTGIGHERGAQGMAPTLYFSDPNNHLLEIRTYEA, encoded by the coding sequence GTGGCAACGATCGATCACATCATCGTCAAGGTCAACGATCTGGAAGCGAGTGTGGCTTTCTACACGCAGATCATGGGATTCAAGCTGGAGGGCAAGGACGGTCCATTCACCCTCATCCAGGTCGGCCGCGATTTTCAACTGCTGCTACATCCGCATCAGACCGATGGATTTGAGCACTATGCCTTTGCGATGACGCGCGCCGAATTTGATGACGTGTTGGGGCGGATCAAGGCAGCCGGCATTTCGCACGGACCGAGCTTCAATACCGTTGGATCGAACACGGGCATCGGCCATGAAAGGGGTGCGCAAGGGATGGCGCCGACGCTCTATTTCAGCGATCCGAATAACCATCTGTTGGAAATCAGGACTTACGAAGCTTAA
- a CDS encoding DUF2199 domain-containing protein, translating to MSALLTFTCSCCGKTHEGSPSFSCKSPHYYDQLSDEDKTRIAILQDDMCVIGIDENSDFFVRTILEVPIHGVAEPFMWGVWVSLSQANFKRYMSTWDNHDETDNYFGWFSNRLPHYPDTLSLKTSVRPRNGGLRPLLVLEESDHPLAVHFHQGISVGEAQQIAERVMHPE from the coding sequence ATGTCGGCTTTATTGACGTTTACGTGCTCGTGCTGCGGCAAGACGCACGAAGGGTCACCGAGTTTTAGCTGCAAATCCCCTCACTATTACGATCAGCTTAGTGATGAGGACAAAACACGTATCGCGATTTTGCAAGACGACATGTGTGTCATCGGCATCGACGAGAACAGTGATTTCTTCGTGCGCACTATTCTGGAGGTGCCTATCCACGGCGTCGCTGAGCCCTTCATGTGGGGCGTATGGGTGTCATTGAGCCAGGCCAACTTCAAGCGTTACATGTCGACCTGGGATAATCATGACGAGACCGACAACTACTTTGGCTGGTTCAGCAACCGGCTTCCGCACTATCCGGACACGCTAAGCTTGAAGACCAGTGTCCGTCCTCGTAACGGAGGCCTCCGTCCGCTTCTGGTGCTGGAGGAATCGGATCACCCTTTAGCCGTGCACTTTCATCAAGGGATCAGCGTTGGCGAAGCGCAGCAGATCGCAGAGCGCGTCATGCATCCTGAATAA
- a CDS encoding nuclear transport factor 2 family protein, whose translation MRTLIDRYIDAYNRLDVDAMLTAVHREVIFENYTAGTLSVRTLGIDELRHLAESSRGLFSARRQTITGYSEAAGTAYLQIFFEGTFAIDLLNGVRAGQRIAMPGRSEFRERDGLLIYIADHSD comes from the coding sequence ATGCGTACGCTTATCGACCGCTACATCGACGCCTACAACCGCCTGGACGTCGATGCCATGCTGACCGCCGTCCACCGTGAAGTGATCTTCGAAAACTACACGGCCGGCACGCTCAGCGTTCGTACCCTCGGCATCGACGAGCTGCGTCACCTCGCTGAAAGCTCGCGAGGTCTGTTTTCAGCGCGGCGTCAAACGATTACCGGCTATAGCGAGGCGGCCGGTACCGCCTATCTGCAAATCTTTTTCGAAGGCACGTTCGCTATCGACCTGCTTAATGGCGTGCGCGCCGGACAACGCATCGCCATGCCAGGGCGCAGCGAGTTTCGCGAGCGTGATGGTTTGCTGATCTACATCGCCGACCACAGCGACTGA
- a CDS encoding S10 family peptidase, with protein sequence MRKLPLVIALSALLLGSATAADKKDKASPEDTKPESVLLHPQSAESEGSVSVEGKRIAYKAMAGTIVLHGKNEKENEPTVSMFYVAYFKKGEDASKRPVTFIYNGGPGSASVWLHMGAFGPRRVVTKDDTHTPAAPYQLINNDYSLLDASDLVFIDAPGTGFGRLIANDPDASKREDQMKDRRKDIYSVDGDGHAFAQFVTQFLTRYGRWNSPKYLFGESYGTTRSAVLANDLENENSVDLNGVILLSQILNFDTSIDGPDQNPGVDLPYELALPTFAATAYYHHKLPQQPAELEPFLQEVEQFALGDYAQAMMAGSRLDDTRKQAIAEKLHQYTGLPVAYLLKANLRVSGGMFEHELLGDADDTTGRLDSRFSGPSLDPLSKESEYDPQSSSISSAYIAAFNDYVRKDLKFGQDQTYRDFATDQTEWGFKHNGHDGAVNVMPDLATAMKTNPNLKILLNGGYYDLATPFYAADYEMHHMPVPSALMNNISYAWYPSGHMVYANEPSLKLLHDNVARFIEQTDNVKR encoded by the coding sequence ATGCGTAAGCTTCCGCTCGTTATCGCACTTTCCGCGTTGCTGCTCGGCAGCGCCACGGCCGCCGACAAGAAAGACAAGGCATCACCGGAAGACACAAAGCCAGAATCGGTGTTGCTGCATCCCCAGTCTGCGGAAAGCGAAGGATCGGTGTCGGTCGAAGGCAAGCGCATTGCGTACAAGGCGATGGCCGGGACCATCGTGCTGCACGGCAAGAACGAGAAGGAAAACGAACCGACTGTCAGCATGTTCTACGTCGCCTATTTCAAGAAAGGCGAAGATGCCTCCAAGCGTCCAGTGACGTTTATCTACAACGGCGGCCCGGGCTCGGCCAGCGTATGGCTGCACATGGGCGCATTCGGCCCGCGCCGGGTGGTTACCAAGGACGACACCCATACGCCCGCAGCGCCGTATCAGTTGATCAACAACGACTACAGCCTGCTTGATGCTTCGGATCTCGTATTTATCGACGCGCCCGGCACGGGCTTTGGCCGCTTGATCGCCAACGACCCAGATGCTTCAAAACGCGAAGATCAGATGAAGGATCGCCGCAAGGACATTTATAGCGTTGACGGCGACGGCCATGCCTTCGCGCAGTTCGTCACCCAGTTCCTGACCCGTTACGGCCGCTGGAATTCGCCTAAGTACCTGTTCGGCGAAAGCTATGGCACCACCCGTTCGGCGGTACTGGCGAACGACCTGGAAAACGAGAACAGCGTCGACCTCAATGGTGTGATCCTGCTTTCGCAGATCCTCAACTTCGACACCAGCATCGACGGGCCCGACCAGAATCCCGGCGTCGACCTGCCCTACGAGCTGGCGCTGCCGACCTTCGCTGCCACCGCGTATTACCATCACAAGCTGCCGCAACAGCCCGCCGAACTCGAACCTTTCCTGCAGGAAGTGGAACAGTTCGCGTTGGGCGACTATGCACAAGCGATGATGGCTGGCTCGCGCCTGGACGACACGCGCAAGCAGGCCATCGCTGAAAAATTGCATCAATACACCGGCTTGCCGGTGGCCTATTTGCTCAAGGCCAATCTGCGCGTTAGTGGTGGCATGTTCGAGCACGAATTGCTGGGTGACGCCGACGACACCACCGGCCGCCTGGATAGCCGTTTCTCCGGCCCCTCGCTCGATCCGCTAAGCAAGGAATCCGAATACGATCCACAGTCCTCGTCCATCAGCTCTGCCTATATCGCAGCGTTCAATGATTACGTGCGCAAGGATCTGAAGTTCGGCCAGGATCAGACCTATCGCGACTTCGCCACCGACCAAACCGAATGGGGTTTCAAACACAACGGCCACGATGGGGCGGTGAATGTAATGCCGGATCTGGCCACGGCCATGAAAACCAATCCGAATCTGAAGATCCTGCTCAACGGTGGCTATTACGACCTGGCCACCCCGTTCTATGCCGCCGATTACGAAATGCACCATATGCCGGTCCCATCGGCACTGATGAACAACATCAGCTACGCATGGTATCCGTCAGGTCACATGGTCTACGCCAACGAACCTTCGCTGAAACTGTTGCACGACAATGTCGCGCGCTTTATCGAGCAGACCGACAACGTCAAGCGCTGA
- the eda gene encoding bifunctional 4-hydroxy-2-oxoglutarate aldolase/2-dehydro-3-deoxy-phosphogluconate aldolase codes for MNIETKQQHVETTMRLAPVIPVVIIDDARYAVPMARALVAGGIPAIEVTLRTPAALDAIRAIAAEVEGAVVGVGTVLSARDLHAAEQAGARFAVSPGVSPGLLDAADNSALPLLPGVATAGEAMTLLERGYRHLKFFPAVPAGGAKLLGAWASPLPQLRFCPTGGISLTSAPDFLALPNVLCVGGSWLTPSDKLKSGDWTGIEQLAREAVLLKGVMA; via the coding sequence ATGAACATCGAAACCAAGCAACAACACGTCGAAACCACCATGCGCCTGGCACCGGTGATTCCGGTGGTGATCATCGATGACGCCAGGTACGCCGTGCCGATGGCGCGTGCCCTGGTGGCCGGTGGCATCCCTGCGATCGAAGTGACCTTGCGCACACCTGCTGCACTCGATGCGATTCGCGCGATTGCCGCTGAAGTGGAAGGCGCGGTGGTGGGTGTCGGCACCGTGCTCAGCGCCAGAGATCTGCATGCCGCGGAGCAGGCCGGCGCGCGCTTCGCTGTATCGCCCGGCGTATCGCCGGGCTTGCTCGATGCCGCCGATAACAGCGCCCTGCCGTTGCTCCCCGGCGTAGCCACCGCCGGCGAGGCCATGACCTTGCTGGAGCGCGGTTATCGTCATCTCAAATTCTTCCCGGCCGTGCCGGCCGGCGGCGCCAAACTGCTAGGCGCCTGGGCCAGTCCGTTGCCACAGCTGCGTTTCTGTCCTACGGGCGGCATCTCGCTCACCAGCGCGCCGGATTTCCTCGCCCTGCCCAACGTGCTTTGCGTGGGTGGGTCCTGGCTTACGCCGAGCGACAAGCTCAAGAGCGGGGATTGGACCGGTATCGAGCAATTGGCGCGCGAAGCGGTATTGCTGAAAGGTGTGATGGCCTGA
- the edd gene encoding phosphogluconate dehydratase — protein MSLHPVVAEVTERLRERSRDTRAAYLDHIQGEACEGTHRARLSCGNLAHGFAACGVNDKAALREGHTPNIGIVTAYNDMLSAHQPYERYPALIRQIARDAGFTAQVAGGVPAMCDGVTQGRSGMELSLFSRDLIAMATAIALSHDMFDGALYLGICDKIVPGLLIGALSFGHLSGVFVPSGPMPSGISNEQKSKVRQAYAEGKASRAELLEAEAGSYHSPGTCTFYGTANSNQMLMEIMGLHLPGASFVLPDTPLRDALTAEAVRRSAALGKHGENLPIGQIIDERAIVNGVIGLHATGGSTNHLLHLVAIAQAAGIALRWEDFDALSSVVPLLARVYPNGYADVNQFHEAGGMGFLIDQLLSAGLLHGDARAITGGTMADYAKVPTLDESGELIWTPVLKQSGNRGVLRGVDEPFRPDGGLRMLHGNLGRAVIKVSSVPEDRLVIEAPAVVFHDQDEIKRAFDRGELNRDFIAVVRFQGPRAIGMPELHKLTPTLSVLQDRGHRIALLTDGRMSGASGRVPAAIHVTPEADDGGPIAKIRDGDIIRLDAVHGKLEVLADASEFASRTPAIEDLSKHQRGMGRELFGMFRRNATAADLGAGVL, from the coding sequence ATGAGTCTGCACCCCGTCGTCGCCGAAGTCACCGAGCGCTTGCGCGAACGCAGCCGCGACACGCGTGCGGCCTATCTCGATCACATCCAAGGCGAGGCCTGCGAAGGCACGCATCGCGCGCGCCTGTCATGCGGCAACCTCGCCCACGGCTTTGCCGCGTGCGGCGTGAATGACAAGGCTGCACTCCGCGAAGGCCATACGCCGAATATCGGCATCGTCACCGCGTACAACGACATGCTCTCGGCGCATCAACCGTATGAGCGCTATCCGGCCCTTATCCGCCAGATCGCACGCGACGCAGGTTTCACCGCACAGGTGGCCGGTGGTGTGCCGGCGATGTGCGATGGCGTGACGCAAGGCCGTTCCGGCATGGAATTGTCGCTGTTCTCGCGCGATCTGATCGCCATGGCCACCGCGATAGCGCTCTCGCACGATATGTTCGATGGCGCGCTCTACTTGGGTATCTGCGACAAGATCGTGCCAGGTCTGCTGATCGGTGCACTCAGTTTTGGCCATCTGTCTGGCGTGTTCGTGCCGAGCGGCCCGATGCCCAGCGGCATCAGCAACGAACAGAAATCGAAAGTGCGTCAGGCCTATGCCGAAGGCAAGGCCAGCCGCGCGGAACTGCTGGAAGCGGAAGCGGGTTCCTACCACTCCCCCGGCACCTGCACGTTCTACGGCACGGCGAACTCCAACCAGATGCTGATGGAGATCATGGGTCTGCATCTGCCGGGCGCGAGTTTCGTCTTGCCGGATACGCCGCTGCGCGATGCGCTCACCGCTGAGGCCGTACGACGCAGCGCTGCACTGGGCAAGCATGGCGAGAACCTGCCGATCGGTCAGATCATCGATGAACGGGCGATCGTCAACGGCGTGATCGGCCTGCATGCCACGGGCGGTTCCACCAATCACCTGCTGCATCTGGTCGCCATCGCGCAGGCTGCAGGCATTGCGCTGCGCTGGGAGGATTTCGATGCATTGTCGTCGGTCGTGCCGCTGCTGGCGCGCGTGTATCCGAATGGCTATGCCGATGTAAACCAGTTCCACGAAGCCGGCGGCATGGGCTTCCTGATCGATCAATTGCTCAGTGCCGGCCTGCTGCACGGCGATGCACGCGCCATCACCGGCGGCACGATGGCGGACTACGCCAAGGTGCCGACGCTGGACGAATCGGGCGAACTCATCTGGACGCCGGTGCTCAAGCAAAGCGGCAATCGCGGTGTGCTACGCGGGGTGGATGAGCCGTTCCGTCCTGACGGCGGCCTGCGCATGCTGCACGGCAATCTTGGCCGTGCGGTGATCAAAGTTTCCTCGGTGCCGGAAGACCGTCTGGTGATCGAGGCACCTGCCGTGGTGTTCCATGATCAGGACGAGATCAAGCGTGCTTTCGATCGCGGCGAACTGAATCGCGATTTCATTGCGGTGGTGCGCTTCCAGGGACCGCGTGCGATCGGCATGCCGGAGCTGCACAAGCTCACGCCAACGCTGTCGGTATTGCAGGATCGCGGCCATCGCATCGCGCTGTTGACTGACGGCCGCATGTCCGGCGCCAGTGGCCGTGTACCCGCGGCGATCCATGTGACGCCGGAAGCCGATGATGGTGGCCCGATCGCGAAAATCCGCGATGGCGACATCATTCGCCTCGATGCTGTGCACGGAAAACTCGAAGTGCTGGCAGACGCGAGCGAATTTGCCTCACGCACGCCTGCCATTGAGGACCTGTCGAAGCATCAGCGCGGCATGGGACGCGAATTGTTCGGCATGTTCCGCCGCAATGCCACGGCGGCCGATCTCGGTGCCGGCGTGTTGTGA
- the pgl gene encoding 6-phosphogluconolactonase — MSAEQQLHAFDEGQSLAMALSADIADKLRTAIETRGEAVIAVSGGSTPKRLFEALSNEALDWSRVTVTLVDERWVPDTDERSNARLVESLLLQHKAADAEFMPLYVEAATPEAGIAEVRARVGSMTQPFDVVVLGMGPDGHTASFFPGGDRLGEALDLSNTALVLPMRAPGAGEPRITFTLRELLKAQTLYLHIQGDDKRVVLDQAEQPDSQLPIASVLRHARQLDIYWCP; from the coding sequence GTGTCCGCCGAGCAACAACTCCACGCTTTCGATGAGGGTCAGTCGCTGGCCATGGCCTTGTCTGCGGATATTGCCGACAAGCTGCGTACCGCGATCGAAACCCGCGGCGAAGCGGTGATCGCGGTCTCCGGCGGCAGTACACCCAAGCGGCTGTTCGAAGCGCTTTCCAACGAAGCGCTGGACTGGTCGCGCGTCACCGTCACGCTGGTCGACGAACGCTGGGTGCCGGACACGGATGAGCGTTCCAATGCGCGTCTGGTGGAATCCCTGCTGTTGCAACACAAAGCGGCGGATGCCGAATTCATGCCGCTGTATGTGGAAGCAGCTACGCCGGAAGCGGGCATTGCCGAGGTGCGTGCACGCGTCGGTTCGATGACGCAGCCGTTCGACGTCGTGGTGCTAGGCATGGGGCCGGATGGCCACACCGCCTCGTTCTTCCCTGGCGGCGACCGGCTCGGCGAAGCGCTGGATCTTTCCAATACGGCGCTGGTCCTGCCGATGCGCGCACCGGGTGCCGGCGAGCCGCGCATCACGTTCACGCTGCGCGAATTGCTGAAGGCGCAGACGCTTTATCTGCACATCCAGGGCGACGACAAGCGCGTGGTGCTGGATCAGGCAGAGCAGCCTGACAGCCAGCTGCCCATTGCAAGCGTGCTGCGCCATGCACGGCAGTTGGATATCTATTGGTGCCCGTGA
- the zwf gene encoding glucose-6-phosphate dehydrogenase, with amino-acid sequence MTAPAQPVELFDLVIFGGTGDLAVRKLLPALFHRFVDGQIQEGSRVIGVAREALDDDGYRNLIRSALNGAAQSNPAKLNAFLKLVHYRPLDARKDEGWDDFAKLMGEHPDHVRVFYLSTSPELFVDICQRLGHYGLNQGQSRVVLEKPIGHDLASANRINDDVGAVFAESQTFRIDHYLGKETVQNLLALRFGNALFEPLWNAGHIDHVQITVAETLGVGRRGPYYDHAGALRDMVQNHMLQLLCMVAMEPPASLSPDAVRDEKLKVLHALKPIDESNASQFTVRGQYRAGVAEGQSVPGYIEDLNADSKTKVEKSNTETFVALKAEIGNWRWAGVPFYLRTGKRLAERVSEIVVAFKPVPHSIFTAAAGPLAQNRLVLRLQPDEGVKLWLTIKHPGPGGLRLRHVPLDMSFVEAFGVQQPDAYERLLLDVVRGNPTLFMRRDEVEAAWRWADPILAAWAGGNEPPRPYTAGTWGPSAAVALIERDGRTWDEDYE; translated from the coding sequence GTGACTGCACCTGCTCAACCGGTCGAGCTGTTCGACCTGGTGATTTTCGGCGGCACTGGCGATCTGGCCGTGCGCAAATTGCTCCCTGCCCTGTTCCATCGCTTCGTTGACGGCCAGATCCAGGAAGGCAGCCGTGTCATCGGCGTGGCCCGCGAAGCGCTCGACGACGACGGCTACCGCAACCTGATCCGCTCCGCGCTCAATGGCGCCGCCCAATCCAACCCGGCGAAGCTCAACGCCTTCCTCAAGCTGGTGCATTACCGCCCGCTGGACGCGCGCAAGGACGAGGGCTGGGACGATTTTGCCAAGCTGATGGGCGAACACCCCGATCACGTGCGCGTGTTCTATCTGTCCACCTCGCCGGAACTGTTCGTCGACATCTGCCAGCGTCTTGGCCATTACGGCCTCAACCAGGGCCAGTCGCGCGTGGTGCTGGAAAAGCCGATCGGCCACGACCTGGCCAGCGCCAATCGCATCAACGATGACGTCGGCGCGGTATTTGCTGAATCGCAGACCTTCCGCATCGATCACTACCTCGGCAAGGAAACGGTGCAGAACCTGCTGGCGCTACGTTTCGGCAACGCGCTGTTCGAGCCGCTGTGGAACGCTGGCCATATCGATCACGTGCAGATCACCGTGGCCGAGACCCTCGGCGTCGGCCGCCGCGGTCCGTATTACGACCATGCCGGCGCACTGCGCGACATGGTGCAGAACCACATGCTGCAGCTGCTGTGCATGGTGGCGATGGAGCCGCCCGCTTCGCTGTCGCCGGATGCGGTACGCGATGAAAAGCTGAAAGTGCTGCATGCGCTCAAGCCGATCGACGAAAGCAACGCGTCGCAATTCACCGTGCGTGGCCAATATCGTGCTGGCGTCGCGGAAGGCCAGAGCGTGCCCGGTTATATCGAAGACCTGAATGCGGACAGCAAAACCAAGGTCGAGAAATCAAACACCGAAACGTTCGTCGCCCTGAAAGCCGAAATCGGCAACTGGCGCTGGGCTGGCGTGCCGTTCTATCTGCGTACCGGCAAGCGTCTCGCCGAGCGTGTGTCGGAAATCGTGGTGGCCTTCAAACCGGTGCCGCATTCCATTTTCACGGCCGCTGCAGGTCCGTTGGCGCAGAATCGACTGGTATTGCGATTGCAGCCGGATGAAGGCGTGAAGCTGTGGCTCACCATCAAGCATCCGGGGCCGGGCGGCTTGCGTTTGCGCCACGTGCCGCTGGATATGAGCTTCGTCGAAGCTTTCGGCGTGCAACAGCCTGATGCGTACGAGCGCCTGTTGCTCGATGTCGTGCGCGGCAATCCCACGCTGTTCATGCGCCGGGATGAAGTCGAGGCCGCATGGCGTTGGGCCGATCCGATCCTGGCGGCATGGGCGGGTGGCAACGAGCCGCCGCGTCCGTACACGGCCGGCACCTGGGGGCCGAGTGCAGCGGTCGCCTTGATTGAACGTGATGGGCGCACCTGGGACGAGGATTACGAATAG